A stretch of Telopea speciosissima isolate NSW1024214 ecotype Mountain lineage chromosome 11, Tspe_v1, whole genome shotgun sequence DNA encodes these proteins:
- the LOC122646061 gene encoding probable serine/threonine-protein kinase DDB_G0280111 isoform X2, with product MLGTGLQFGRAHGEDRFYNPVKARRNHHHHQQQQQQQQQQQQQPQPQPQPQPQPQQQQQQQVHRTRSSGTVNTAVVTKGKAVVSDNREPENRAVSEETSKPIAMPASESIIASPSNLDRFLESTTPSVPAQYLSKTRMRGWRTCDVEFQPFFTLGDLWESFKEWSAYGAGVPLILNGSDCVIQYYVPYLSGIQIYGDSRSSAKSRDSSSDGSSDCELERGMKSSRELLNRHHLISEVPLRMDRLSLLDKHICTQEGSSSDDGEAGNSQGSLLFEFFEQDPPYSREPLADKISDLACRFPELKTLRSYDLLPASWVSVAWYPIYRIPTGPTLRDLDACFLTFHSLSTPIRGAGSGQAPVVTYPNGMEGVPKISLPVFGLASYKFKGSMWTPNGGCERQLANSLLQAADNWLRLLQVSHPDFQFFASHGRHML from the exons ATGTTGGGGACGGGATTGCAGTTCGGGCGTGCTCATGGGGAGGATCGATTTTACAATCCGGTGAAAGCCAGGAggaaccatcatcatcatcaacagcaacagcaacagcagcagcaacaacagcagcaaccacaaccacaaccacaaccacaaccacaaccacaacaacaacaacaacaacaggtTCATAGAACTAGGAGTAGTGGAACTGTGAACACGGCGGTGGTAACGAAGGGCAAGGCCGTAGTTTCAGACAACAGAGAGCCGGAGAACCGAGCGGTATCTGAAGAGACATCGAAGCCTATTGCTATGCCGGCTTCAGAATCAATTATTGCTTCTCCGAGTAATCTCGATCGTTTCCTGGAGTCAACAACACCATCTGTTCCTGCGCAGTACCTCTCTAAG ACAAGGATGCGAGGGTGGAGGACTTGCGATGTCGAATTCCAACCTTTCTTCACCCTCGGTGATCTATGGGAATCTTTTAAGGAATGGAGTGCATATGGCGCAGGTGTACCTTTGATACTGAACGGCAGTGATTGTGTCATTCAATATTATGTCCCGTACTTGTCCGGCATCCAAATATATGGTGACTCAAGGTCGTCTGCTAAGTCGAG AGATTCAAGTAGTGATGGAAGTAGTGATTGTGAACTTGAAAGGGGCATGAAATCCTCAAGGGAGCTTTTGAATCGTCACCATCTAATCAGTGAGGTCCCTCTTCGTATGGACAGGTTGTCTTTGTTAGACAAGCACATTTGTACACAAGAAGGCTCTTCTAGTGATGATGGTGAAGCTGGGAATTCACAAGGTAGCTtgctttttgagttttttgaacAGGATCCTCCTTACAGTCGAGAACCTTTGGCTGACAAG ATCTCAGATCTTGCATGCCGATTTCCTGAACTAAAGACACTCAGAAGTTATGATTTGCTTCCAGCCAGTTGGGTCTCTGTGGCATG GTATCCAATATACAGGATACCCACAGGACCAACCTTAAGAGATCTGGATGCTTGCTTTTTGACATTCCATTCTCTTTCTACACCTATTCGAG GTGCTGGAAGTGGACAGGCTCCTGTTGTTACCTACCCTAATGGGATGGAAGGTGTCCCCAAGATTTCCTTACCTGTTTTTGGCTTGGCCTCATATAAGTTCAAGGGGTCAATGTGGACTCCTAATGGTGGATGTGAGCGTCAACTGGCTAACTCACTCTTGCAGGCTGCAGACAACTGGTTAAGGCTGCTTCAAGTCAGTCACCCAGACTTTCAGTTCTTTGCTTCACATGGCAGGCACATGCTGTAG
- the LOC122646061 gene encoding probable serine/threonine-protein kinase DDB_G0280111 isoform X1, producing MLGTGLQFGRAHGEDRFYNPVKARRNHHHHQQQQQQQQQQQQQPQPQPQPQPQPQQQQQQQVHRTRSSGTVNTAVVTKGKAVVSDNREPENRAVSEETSKPIAMPASESIIASPSNLDRFLESTTPSVPAQYLSKTRMRGWRTCDVEFQPFFTLGDLWESFKEWSAYGAGVPLILNGSDCVIQYYVPYLSGIQIYGDSRSSAKSRRPGEDTDGDYYRDSSSDGSSDCELERGMKSSRELLNRHHLISEVPLRMDRLSLLDKHICTQEGSSSDDGEAGNSQGSLLFEFFEQDPPYSREPLADKISDLACRFPELKTLRSYDLLPASWVSVAWYPIYRIPTGPTLRDLDACFLTFHSLSTPIRGAGSGQAPVVTYPNGMEGVPKISLPVFGLASYKFKGSMWTPNGGCERQLANSLLQAADNWLRLLQVSHPDFQFFASHGRHML from the exons ATGTTGGGGACGGGATTGCAGTTCGGGCGTGCTCATGGGGAGGATCGATTTTACAATCCGGTGAAAGCCAGGAggaaccatcatcatcatcaacagcaacagcaacagcagcagcaacaacagcagcaaccacaaccacaaccacaaccacaaccacaaccacaacaacaacaacaacaacaggtTCATAGAACTAGGAGTAGTGGAACTGTGAACACGGCGGTGGTAACGAAGGGCAAGGCCGTAGTTTCAGACAACAGAGAGCCGGAGAACCGAGCGGTATCTGAAGAGACATCGAAGCCTATTGCTATGCCGGCTTCAGAATCAATTATTGCTTCTCCGAGTAATCTCGATCGTTTCCTGGAGTCAACAACACCATCTGTTCCTGCGCAGTACCTCTCTAAG ACAAGGATGCGAGGGTGGAGGACTTGCGATGTCGAATTCCAACCTTTCTTCACCCTCGGTGATCTATGGGAATCTTTTAAGGAATGGAGTGCATATGGCGCAGGTGTACCTTTGATACTGAACGGCAGTGATTGTGTCATTCAATATTATGTCCCGTACTTGTCCGGCATCCAAATATATGGTGACTCAAGGTCGTCTGCTAAGTCGAG GCGACCTGGGGAGGACACTGATGGTGATTATTATAGAGATTCAAGTAGTGATGGAAGTAGTGATTGTGAACTTGAAAGGGGCATGAAATCCTCAAGGGAGCTTTTGAATCGTCACCATCTAATCAGTGAGGTCCCTCTTCGTATGGACAGGTTGTCTTTGTTAGACAAGCACATTTGTACACAAGAAGGCTCTTCTAGTGATGATGGTGAAGCTGGGAATTCACAAGGTAGCTtgctttttgagttttttgaacAGGATCCTCCTTACAGTCGAGAACCTTTGGCTGACAAG ATCTCAGATCTTGCATGCCGATTTCCTGAACTAAAGACACTCAGAAGTTATGATTTGCTTCCAGCCAGTTGGGTCTCTGTGGCATG GTATCCAATATACAGGATACCCACAGGACCAACCTTAAGAGATCTGGATGCTTGCTTTTTGACATTCCATTCTCTTTCTACACCTATTCGAG GTGCTGGAAGTGGACAGGCTCCTGTTGTTACCTACCCTAATGGGATGGAAGGTGTCCCCAAGATTTCCTTACCTGTTTTTGGCTTGGCCTCATATAAGTTCAAGGGGTCAATGTGGACTCCTAATGGTGGATGTGAGCGTCAACTGGCTAACTCACTCTTGCAGGCTGCAGACAACTGGTTAAGGCTGCTTCAAGTCAGTCACCCAGACTTTCAGTTCTTTGCTTCACATGGCAGGCACATGCTGTAG
- the LOC122646060 gene encoding kinesin-like protein NACK1 isoform X2, whose translation MIILSYSSHHLRSGQLQQPPIPSVFGPACLTETVYEGVKNVALSALMGINATIFAYGQTSSGKTYTMRGITEKAVNDIYDHISNTPERDFAIKISGLEIYNENVRDLLNLDSGRNLKLLDDPEKGTVVEKLVEETANSDQHLRHLISICEAQRQVGETALNDTSSRSHQIIRLTIESTLRENSGCVRSFVASLNFVDLAGSERASQTHADGARLREGCHINLSLMTLTTVIRKLSVGKRSGHIPYRDSKLTRILQHSLGGNARTAIICTLSPALSHVEQSRNTLSFATRAKEVTNTAQVNMVVSEKQLVKQLQKEVARLEAELRTPDPSNEKDMKILQMEMEIEELKRQRDLAQTQADELRRKVQEQPVLNPFESPRPVVKCLTFSGSVSPKLDGKESAHGDRTRNPLGRQTMRQSSTAPFTLMHEIRKLEQLQEQLGDEANRALEVLQKEVACHRLGNQDAAETIAKLQAEIREMCAVRSTVKQVEVGEVVAANKSVSANLKEEITKLHSQGSTIAILEEQLENVQKSIDKLVMSLPSKIQQSNSEVTPKSKSQSKKKKMLPLATSNSANLQNLIRSSCSPRSSSRMILESEMENKAPENNNIVSSGTLPEPEKVTPTKSEDGGDISSREGTPCYQRSSSVNMRKMQKMFQNAAEENVRSIRAYVTELKERVAKLQYQKQLLVCQVLELEANETAGYVMENDENASELQEPPVSWHLAFQEQRMQIIQLWDICHVSIIRRTQFYLLFKGDPADQIYLEVELRRLTWLQQHFAELGNASPAHFGDEPTISLSSSVRALKREREFLAKRVITRLTAEERDALYIKWDVPLDGKQRKLQLVNKLWVDPNDAKHVEESAELVAKLVGFCEGGNVSKEMFELNFVVPADKRPWILGWNPISNLLHL comes from the exons ATGATCATACTATCATATTCAAGTCACCACCTCAGGAGCGGTCAGTTGCAACAGCCTCCTATACCTTCG GTCTTTGGTCCTGCTTGTTTGACTGAGACAGTCTACGAAGGAGTGAAGAATGTTGCTTTGTCTGCATTAATGGGCATAAATG CAACCATATTTGCTTATGGGCAAACCAGTAGTGGAAAGACTTACACAATGAGAGGAATAACGGAGAAGGCAGTAAATGATATATATGATCACATTTCAAAT ACTCCAGAGAGAGATTTTGCAATAAAGATTTCTGGACTGGAAATTTATAATGAGAATGTGAGGGACCTGTTAAATCTAGACTCTGGTCGTAATCTTAAGCTTTTGGATGATCCAGAG AAAGGAACTGTCGTTGAGAAGTTGGTAGAAGAGACGGCAAATAGTGATCAGCACTTAAGACATTTGATCAGCATTTGTGAAG CTCAAAGGCAGGTTGGCGAAACCGCGCTAAATGATACTAGCTCAAGATCACACCAGATAATAAGGCTG ACCATAGAGAGTACACTCCGCGAGAATTCAGGTTGTGTGAGGTCTTTTGTTGCAAGCCTG AACTTTGTAGATCTTGCTGGAAGTGAAAGAGCTTCACAGACTCACGCAGATGGTGCTAGGCTCAGGGAAGGGTGCCATATCAACCTTAGCTTGATGACTCTCACAACTGTAATCAGAAAGCTCAG TGTTGGAAAAAGGAGTGGTCATATACCTTATCGAGATTCAAAGCTGACACGCATATTGCAGCACTCTCTTGGTGGAAATGCGCGTACTGCTATCATCTGTACATTGAGCCCAGCATTGAGTCATGTGGAACAATCTCGGAATACTCTCTCCTTTGCGACCCGTGCAAAGGAAGTCACTAATACTGCCCAAGTAAACATG GTTGTCTCAGAGAAACAACTGGTGAAACAGTTGCAAAAAGAAGTAGCCAGACTTGAGGCAGAGCTTCGCACCCCTGACCCATCCAATGAAAAAGATATGAAAATTCTGCAG ATGGAGATGGAAATTGAAGAACTGAAGCGTCAAAGAGATCTTGCTCAAACTCAAGCAGATGAATTGCGTAGGAAAGTGCAGGAGCAGCCG GTTCTGAACCCATTTGAATCGCCCCGCCCAGTAGTCAAGTGCCTCACCTTTTCTGGTTCAGTATCGCCAAAACTTGATGGAAAGGAGTCTGCTCATGGTGATAGAACAAGAAACCCACTGGGAAGGCAGACCATGAGGCAATCTTCAACTGCTCCCTTCACACTTATGCATGAAATTCGGAAGCTTGAGCAGCTCCAGGAGCAGCTTGGAGACGAAGCAAACCGGGCCCTGGAAGTTCTACAAAAGGAGGTTGCTTGTCACAGATTAGGTAATCAAGATGCAGCAGAGACTATTGCCAAGCTGCAAGCTGAAATAAGGGAAATGTGTGCTGTGAGGTCCACAGTAAAACAAGTAGAAGTGGGAGAAGTTGTTGCTGCTAACAAGAGTGTCAGTGCCAACCTCAAAGAAGAGATCACCAAGCTTCATTCACAGGGAAGCACCATTGCTATTCTTGAGGAGCAGCTTGAAAATGTTCAGAAGTCTATTGACAAGTTGGTAATGtctctcccaagtaaaattcaacaaTCCAATAGCGAGGTTACTCCAAAATCCAAGAGTcagtcaaagaagaagaaaatgctTCCTTTGGCTACAAGTAACAGTGCCAACCTACAAAATCTCATAAGATCTTCATGCTCACCTCGGTCATCATCTCGGATGATATTAGAATCTGAGATGGAGAACAAAGCTCCAGAGAACAATAACATTGTATCTAGTGGGACTTTACCTGAACCCGAGAAAGTGACTCCAACGAAGAGTGAAGATGGTGGAGATATATCATCAAGGGAAGGAACCCCCTGCTATCAACGTTCGAGTTCTGTAAACATGCGAAAAATGCAAAAGATGTTCCAGAATGCAGCTGAGGAGAATGTGAGAAGCATAAGGGCATATGTTACAGAGCTGAAAGAACGTGTGGCCAAGCTTCAGTACCAGAAGCAGTTGCTTGTTTGCCAG GTGTTGGAACTAGAAGCAAATGAAACTGCTGGATACGTCATGGAGAATGATGAGAATGCATCTGAGCTACAAGAGCCCCCTGTCTCATGGCATCTCGCTTTTCAGGAGCAAAGGATGCAAATTATTCAGTTGTGGGATATATGTCATGTGTCAATCATACGTAGGACTCAGTTCTACTTATTATTCAAGGGTGACCCTGCAGATCAAATTTATTTGGAGGTTGAACTCCGTCGCTTGACTTGGTTGCAGCAGCACTTCGCAGAGCTTGGGAATGCAAGCCCAGCTCACTTTGGAGATGAGCCTACCATCTCTCTATCCTCCAG TGTCAGAGCATTAAAGCGTGAAAGGGAGTTCCTTGCTAAGAGGGTGATCACACGATTGACTGCAGAGGAACGAGATGCATTGTATATAAAATGGGACGTCCCACTTGATGGAAAGCAGAGGAAGCTACAACTTGTAAATAAGTTATGGGTAGATCCTAATGATGCCAAGCATGTAGAAGAAAGTGCTGAGTTAGTCGCAAAGCTCGTAGGATTCTGTGAAGGTGGGAACGTATCAAAGGAGATGTTTGAGCTCAATTTCGTGGTTCCAGCTGACAAGAGACCATGGATTCTGGGCTGGAATCCAATCTCAAATCTTTTGCACTTGTAG
- the LOC122646061 gene encoding uncharacterized protein LOC122646061 isoform X3, with the protein MLGTGLQFGRAHGEDRFYNPVKARRNHHHHQQQQQQQQQQQQQPQPQPQPQPQPQQQQQQQVHRTRSSGTVNTAVVTKGKAVVSDNREPENRAVSEETSKPIAMPASESIIASPSNLDRFLESTTPSVPAQYLSKTRMRGWRTCDVEFQPFFTLGDLWESFKEWSAYGAGVPLILNGSDCVIQYYVPYLSGIQIYGDSRSSAKSRLSLLDKHICTQEGSSSDDGEAGNSQGSLLFEFFEQDPPYSREPLADKISDLACRFPELKTLRSYDLLPASWVSVAWYPIYRIPTGPTLRDLDACFLTFHSLSTPIRGAGSGQAPVVTYPNGMEGVPKISLPVFGLASYKFKGSMWTPNGGCERQLANSLLQAADNWLRLLQVSHPDFQFFASHGRHML; encoded by the exons ATGTTGGGGACGGGATTGCAGTTCGGGCGTGCTCATGGGGAGGATCGATTTTACAATCCGGTGAAAGCCAGGAggaaccatcatcatcatcaacagcaacagcaacagcagcagcaacaacagcagcaaccacaaccacaaccacaaccacaaccacaaccacaacaacaacaacaacaacaggtTCATAGAACTAGGAGTAGTGGAACTGTGAACACGGCGGTGGTAACGAAGGGCAAGGCCGTAGTTTCAGACAACAGAGAGCCGGAGAACCGAGCGGTATCTGAAGAGACATCGAAGCCTATTGCTATGCCGGCTTCAGAATCAATTATTGCTTCTCCGAGTAATCTCGATCGTTTCCTGGAGTCAACAACACCATCTGTTCCTGCGCAGTACCTCTCTAAG ACAAGGATGCGAGGGTGGAGGACTTGCGATGTCGAATTCCAACCTTTCTTCACCCTCGGTGATCTATGGGAATCTTTTAAGGAATGGAGTGCATATGGCGCAGGTGTACCTTTGATACTGAACGGCAGTGATTGTGTCATTCAATATTATGTCCCGTACTTGTCCGGCATCCAAATATATGGTGACTCAAGGTCGTCTGCTAAGTCGAG GTTGTCTTTGTTAGACAAGCACATTTGTACACAAGAAGGCTCTTCTAGTGATGATGGTGAAGCTGGGAATTCACAAGGTAGCTtgctttttgagttttttgaacAGGATCCTCCTTACAGTCGAGAACCTTTGGCTGACAAG ATCTCAGATCTTGCATGCCGATTTCCTGAACTAAAGACACTCAGAAGTTATGATTTGCTTCCAGCCAGTTGGGTCTCTGTGGCATG GTATCCAATATACAGGATACCCACAGGACCAACCTTAAGAGATCTGGATGCTTGCTTTTTGACATTCCATTCTCTTTCTACACCTATTCGAG GTGCTGGAAGTGGACAGGCTCCTGTTGTTACCTACCCTAATGGGATGGAAGGTGTCCCCAAGATTTCCTTACCTGTTTTTGGCTTGGCCTCATATAAGTTCAAGGGGTCAATGTGGACTCCTAATGGTGGATGTGAGCGTCAACTGGCTAACTCACTCTTGCAGGCTGCAGACAACTGGTTAAGGCTGCTTCAAGTCAGTCACCCAGACTTTCAGTTCTTTGCTTCACATGGCAGGCACATGCTGTAG
- the LOC122646060 gene encoding kinesin-like protein NACK1 isoform X1, with protein sequence MTIRTPATPSSKIDRTPVSTPGESKAKEEKIVVTVRLRPLSKREQSLKDQVAWECIDDHTIIFKSPPQERSVATASYTFDKVFGPACLTETVYEGVKNVALSALMGINATIFAYGQTSSGKTYTMRGITEKAVNDIYDHISNTPERDFAIKISGLEIYNENVRDLLNLDSGRNLKLLDDPEKGTVVEKLVEETANSDQHLRHLISICEAQRQVGETALNDTSSRSHQIIRLTIESTLRENSGCVRSFVASLNFVDLAGSERASQTHADGARLREGCHINLSLMTLTTVIRKLSVGKRSGHIPYRDSKLTRILQHSLGGNARTAIICTLSPALSHVEQSRNTLSFATRAKEVTNTAQVNMVVSEKQLVKQLQKEVARLEAELRTPDPSNEKDMKILQMEMEIEELKRQRDLAQTQADELRRKVQEQPVLNPFESPRPVVKCLTFSGSVSPKLDGKESAHGDRTRNPLGRQTMRQSSTAPFTLMHEIRKLEQLQEQLGDEANRALEVLQKEVACHRLGNQDAAETIAKLQAEIREMCAVRSTVKQVEVGEVVAANKSVSANLKEEITKLHSQGSTIAILEEQLENVQKSIDKLVMSLPSKIQQSNSEVTPKSKSQSKKKKMLPLATSNSANLQNLIRSSCSPRSSSRMILESEMENKAPENNNIVSSGTLPEPEKVTPTKSEDGGDISSREGTPCYQRSSSVNMRKMQKMFQNAAEENVRSIRAYVTELKERVAKLQYQKQLLVCQVLELEANETAGYVMENDENASELQEPPVSWHLAFQEQRMQIIQLWDICHVSIIRRTQFYLLFKGDPADQIYLEVELRRLTWLQQHFAELGNASPAHFGDEPTISLSSSVRALKREREFLAKRVITRLTAEERDALYIKWDVPLDGKQRKLQLVNKLWVDPNDAKHVEESAELVAKLVGFCEGGNVSKEMFELNFVVPADKRPWILGWNPISNLLHL encoded by the exons ATGACAATTCGAACTCCAGCTACACCGTCTTCAAAGATAGACAGGACACCAGTATCTACACCAGGTGAGTCCAAAGCTAAGGAAGAAAAGATTGTTGTAACAGTACGGTTACGGCCATTAAGCAAACGAGAACAGTCACTTAAAGATCAAGTAGCATGGGAATGCATTGATGATCATACTATCATATTCAAGTCACCACCTCAGGAGCGGTCAGTTGCAACAGCCTCCTATACCTTCG ATAAGGTCTTTGGTCCTGCTTGTTTGACTGAGACAGTCTACGAAGGAGTGAAGAATGTTGCTTTGTCTGCATTAATGGGCATAAATG CAACCATATTTGCTTATGGGCAAACCAGTAGTGGAAAGACTTACACAATGAGAGGAATAACGGAGAAGGCAGTAAATGATATATATGATCACATTTCAAAT ACTCCAGAGAGAGATTTTGCAATAAAGATTTCTGGACTGGAAATTTATAATGAGAATGTGAGGGACCTGTTAAATCTAGACTCTGGTCGTAATCTTAAGCTTTTGGATGATCCAGAG AAAGGAACTGTCGTTGAGAAGTTGGTAGAAGAGACGGCAAATAGTGATCAGCACTTAAGACATTTGATCAGCATTTGTGAAG CTCAAAGGCAGGTTGGCGAAACCGCGCTAAATGATACTAGCTCAAGATCACACCAGATAATAAGGCTG ACCATAGAGAGTACACTCCGCGAGAATTCAGGTTGTGTGAGGTCTTTTGTTGCAAGCCTG AACTTTGTAGATCTTGCTGGAAGTGAAAGAGCTTCACAGACTCACGCAGATGGTGCTAGGCTCAGGGAAGGGTGCCATATCAACCTTAGCTTGATGACTCTCACAACTGTAATCAGAAAGCTCAG TGTTGGAAAAAGGAGTGGTCATATACCTTATCGAGATTCAAAGCTGACACGCATATTGCAGCACTCTCTTGGTGGAAATGCGCGTACTGCTATCATCTGTACATTGAGCCCAGCATTGAGTCATGTGGAACAATCTCGGAATACTCTCTCCTTTGCGACCCGTGCAAAGGAAGTCACTAATACTGCCCAAGTAAACATG GTTGTCTCAGAGAAACAACTGGTGAAACAGTTGCAAAAAGAAGTAGCCAGACTTGAGGCAGAGCTTCGCACCCCTGACCCATCCAATGAAAAAGATATGAAAATTCTGCAG ATGGAGATGGAAATTGAAGAACTGAAGCGTCAAAGAGATCTTGCTCAAACTCAAGCAGATGAATTGCGTAGGAAAGTGCAGGAGCAGCCG GTTCTGAACCCATTTGAATCGCCCCGCCCAGTAGTCAAGTGCCTCACCTTTTCTGGTTCAGTATCGCCAAAACTTGATGGAAAGGAGTCTGCTCATGGTGATAGAACAAGAAACCCACTGGGAAGGCAGACCATGAGGCAATCTTCAACTGCTCCCTTCACACTTATGCATGAAATTCGGAAGCTTGAGCAGCTCCAGGAGCAGCTTGGAGACGAAGCAAACCGGGCCCTGGAAGTTCTACAAAAGGAGGTTGCTTGTCACAGATTAGGTAATCAAGATGCAGCAGAGACTATTGCCAAGCTGCAAGCTGAAATAAGGGAAATGTGTGCTGTGAGGTCCACAGTAAAACAAGTAGAAGTGGGAGAAGTTGTTGCTGCTAACAAGAGTGTCAGTGCCAACCTCAAAGAAGAGATCACCAAGCTTCATTCACAGGGAAGCACCATTGCTATTCTTGAGGAGCAGCTTGAAAATGTTCAGAAGTCTATTGACAAGTTGGTAATGtctctcccaagtaaaattcaacaaTCCAATAGCGAGGTTACTCCAAAATCCAAGAGTcagtcaaagaagaagaaaatgctTCCTTTGGCTACAAGTAACAGTGCCAACCTACAAAATCTCATAAGATCTTCATGCTCACCTCGGTCATCATCTCGGATGATATTAGAATCTGAGATGGAGAACAAAGCTCCAGAGAACAATAACATTGTATCTAGTGGGACTTTACCTGAACCCGAGAAAGTGACTCCAACGAAGAGTGAAGATGGTGGAGATATATCATCAAGGGAAGGAACCCCCTGCTATCAACGTTCGAGTTCTGTAAACATGCGAAAAATGCAAAAGATGTTCCAGAATGCAGCTGAGGAGAATGTGAGAAGCATAAGGGCATATGTTACAGAGCTGAAAGAACGTGTGGCCAAGCTTCAGTACCAGAAGCAGTTGCTTGTTTGCCAG GTGTTGGAACTAGAAGCAAATGAAACTGCTGGATACGTCATGGAGAATGATGAGAATGCATCTGAGCTACAAGAGCCCCCTGTCTCATGGCATCTCGCTTTTCAGGAGCAAAGGATGCAAATTATTCAGTTGTGGGATATATGTCATGTGTCAATCATACGTAGGACTCAGTTCTACTTATTATTCAAGGGTGACCCTGCAGATCAAATTTATTTGGAGGTTGAACTCCGTCGCTTGACTTGGTTGCAGCAGCACTTCGCAGAGCTTGGGAATGCAAGCCCAGCTCACTTTGGAGATGAGCCTACCATCTCTCTATCCTCCAG TGTCAGAGCATTAAAGCGTGAAAGGGAGTTCCTTGCTAAGAGGGTGATCACACGATTGACTGCAGAGGAACGAGATGCATTGTATATAAAATGGGACGTCCCACTTGATGGAAAGCAGAGGAAGCTACAACTTGTAAATAAGTTATGGGTAGATCCTAATGATGCCAAGCATGTAGAAGAAAGTGCTGAGTTAGTCGCAAAGCTCGTAGGATTCTGTGAAGGTGGGAACGTATCAAAGGAGATGTTTGAGCTCAATTTCGTGGTTCCAGCTGACAAGAGACCATGGATTCTGGGCTGGAATCCAATCTCAAATCTTTTGCACTTGTAG